The following proteins are encoded in a genomic region of Opisthocomus hoazin isolate bOpiHoa1 chromosome 4, bOpiHoa1.hap1, whole genome shotgun sequence:
- the STEAP4 gene encoding metalloreductase STEAP4 isoform X1 — protein MAEKAMNKNSSNIMALAPNTSNKRETVCIFGTGDFGRALGHKMIQAGYPIVFGSRSTQTSSLIPKDAEVLSHAEAAQKAAIIIIAIQRQHYNFLTPLAEVLHGKVLVDVSNNLKINQYPESNTEYLAHLVPGAKVVKAFNTVSAWALQSGTLDASRQVFVCGDDMEAKQMVMDIVRALGLTPLDKGSLLAAQEIENYPLQLFPMWKFPIILSFCLTAFFFFYCVIRDIIYPHVYENQDFSFFIAISIPNRICPILALILLALVYLPGIFAAILQLYRGTKYHRFPDWLDKWMLCRKQLGLVALAFACLHVLYTLVIPIRYFVRWRISSYIISQVLNNQTQPLDNTNAWISDSYLALGILGFFLFVLLGITSLPSVSNNVNWREFRFVQSKLGYLTLILCTAHTLFYGGKRFLSPSSYRWYLPNAYMLSLIVPCMVLVVKFVLIFPCLDKPLTRIRQGWERNPQHSAQSNYIINKSAV, from the exons ATGGCTGAGAAAGCG atgaaTAAAAATTCTTCCAACATAATGGCTTTGGCTCCTAACACTTCTAACAAAAGAGAGACTGTGTGCATATTTGGAACTGGAGATTTTGGAAGAGCTTTGGGGCATAAAATGATTCAGGCCGGATACCCCATTGTGTTTGGAAGCCGGAGCACACAGACTTCCAGCCTGATTCCCAAGGATGCAGAGGTGTTGAGCCATGCAGAGGCAGCTCAGAAAGCTGCCATCATCATTATAGCAATCCAGAGGCAACATTACAACTTCCTTACACCACTAGCAGAAGTTCTCCATGGAAAAGTCTTGGTGGACGTAAGCAACAACTTGAAAATAAACCAGTATCCTGAATCCAACACAGAGTACCTCGCTCATCTGGTGCCTGGCGCTAAGGTTGTGAAAGCCTTTAACACTGTGTCAGCCTGGGCCTTGCAGTCGGGCACACTGGATGCAAGCCGGCAG GTGTTTGTCTGTGGAGATGACATGGAAGCTAAACAAATGGTGATGGATATAGTTCGTGCTCTGGGTCTCACTCCATTAGATAAGGGATCCCTCTTGGCTGCTCAAGAAATAGAAAATTACCCTCTGCAGCTCTTTCCAATGTGGAAGTTTCCCATCATTTTGTCCTTTTGCCTAACCGCCTTCTTCTTCTTCTACTGTGTGATTCGTGATATAATTTACCCTCATGTTTATGAAAACCAagacttttcattttttattgcaATTTCCATTCCAAATCGGATCTGCCCTATATTGGCACTCATTCTTCTTGCCTTGGTTTATCTGCCTGGCATATTTGCTGCAATTCTTCAGTTATACAGAGGTACCAAATACCACCGTTTCCCGGACTGGCTGGACAAATGGATGCTTTGTAGGAAACAACTCGGTCTAGTAGCCTTGGCGTTTGCTTGTCTGCACGTTTTGTACACGCTTGTCATCCCAATTCGCTACTTTGTAAGATGGAGAATCAGCAGTTATATCATCTCCCAG GTACTGAACAATCAAACACAACCACTTGACAACACTAATGCCTGGATAAGTGACTCTTACTTGGCTTTGggaattttaggattttttttatttgttcttctggGAATAACCTCCTTGCCCTCTGTCAGCAACAATGTCAACTGGCGAGAATTTCGATTTGTACAG TCCAAACTGGGATACCTGACACTGATTTTGTGCACTGCACACACACTGTTCTATGGTGGAAAGCGGTTCCTGAGCCCGTCCTCGTACAGATGGTATCTTCCAAACGCCTATATGCTCTCCCTCATTGTTCCATGCATGGTACTGGTTGTCAAATTTGTGCTGATATTTCCTTGTCTAGACAAACCTCTCACGCGAATTCGACAGGGCTGGGAGAGGAATCCCCAACACTCAGCACAGTCAAATTACATTATCAACAAGTCTGCTGTATAA
- the STEAP4 gene encoding metalloreductase STEAP4 isoform X2, whose product MNKNSSNIMALAPNTSNKRETVCIFGTGDFGRALGHKMIQAGYPIVFGSRSTQTSSLIPKDAEVLSHAEAAQKAAIIIIAIQRQHYNFLTPLAEVLHGKVLVDVSNNLKINQYPESNTEYLAHLVPGAKVVKAFNTVSAWALQSGTLDASRQVFVCGDDMEAKQMVMDIVRALGLTPLDKGSLLAAQEIENYPLQLFPMWKFPIILSFCLTAFFFFYCVIRDIIYPHVYENQDFSFFIAISIPNRICPILALILLALVYLPGIFAAILQLYRGTKYHRFPDWLDKWMLCRKQLGLVALAFACLHVLYTLVIPIRYFVRWRISSYIISQVLNNQTQPLDNTNAWISDSYLALGILGFFLFVLLGITSLPSVSNNVNWREFRFVQSKLGYLTLILCTAHTLFYGGKRFLSPSSYRWYLPNAYMLSLIVPCMVLVVKFVLIFPCLDKPLTRIRQGWERNPQHSAQSNYIINKSAV is encoded by the exons atgaaTAAAAATTCTTCCAACATAATGGCTTTGGCTCCTAACACTTCTAACAAAAGAGAGACTGTGTGCATATTTGGAACTGGAGATTTTGGAAGAGCTTTGGGGCATAAAATGATTCAGGCCGGATACCCCATTGTGTTTGGAAGCCGGAGCACACAGACTTCCAGCCTGATTCCCAAGGATGCAGAGGTGTTGAGCCATGCAGAGGCAGCTCAGAAAGCTGCCATCATCATTATAGCAATCCAGAGGCAACATTACAACTTCCTTACACCACTAGCAGAAGTTCTCCATGGAAAAGTCTTGGTGGACGTAAGCAACAACTTGAAAATAAACCAGTATCCTGAATCCAACACAGAGTACCTCGCTCATCTGGTGCCTGGCGCTAAGGTTGTGAAAGCCTTTAACACTGTGTCAGCCTGGGCCTTGCAGTCGGGCACACTGGATGCAAGCCGGCAG GTGTTTGTCTGTGGAGATGACATGGAAGCTAAACAAATGGTGATGGATATAGTTCGTGCTCTGGGTCTCACTCCATTAGATAAGGGATCCCTCTTGGCTGCTCAAGAAATAGAAAATTACCCTCTGCAGCTCTTTCCAATGTGGAAGTTTCCCATCATTTTGTCCTTTTGCCTAACCGCCTTCTTCTTCTTCTACTGTGTGATTCGTGATATAATTTACCCTCATGTTTATGAAAACCAagacttttcattttttattgcaATTTCCATTCCAAATCGGATCTGCCCTATATTGGCACTCATTCTTCTTGCCTTGGTTTATCTGCCTGGCATATTTGCTGCAATTCTTCAGTTATACAGAGGTACCAAATACCACCGTTTCCCGGACTGGCTGGACAAATGGATGCTTTGTAGGAAACAACTCGGTCTAGTAGCCTTGGCGTTTGCTTGTCTGCACGTTTTGTACACGCTTGTCATCCCAATTCGCTACTTTGTAAGATGGAGAATCAGCAGTTATATCATCTCCCAG GTACTGAACAATCAAACACAACCACTTGACAACACTAATGCCTGGATAAGTGACTCTTACTTGGCTTTGggaattttaggattttttttatttgttcttctggGAATAACCTCCTTGCCCTCTGTCAGCAACAATGTCAACTGGCGAGAATTTCGATTTGTACAG TCCAAACTGGGATACCTGACACTGATTTTGTGCACTGCACACACACTGTTCTATGGTGGAAAGCGGTTCCTGAGCCCGTCCTCGTACAGATGGTATCTTCCAAACGCCTATATGCTCTCCCTCATTGTTCCATGCATGGTACTGGTTGTCAAATTTGTGCTGATATTTCCTTGTCTAGACAAACCTCTCACGCGAATTCGACAGGGCTGGGAGAGGAATCCCCAACACTCAGCACAGTCAAATTACATTATCAACAAGTCTGCTGTATAA